The Neisseria sicca genome includes a window with the following:
- a CDS encoding glutamine--tRNA ligase/YqeY domain fusion protein has protein sequence MLNKDQFADNHFIRTIIEEDLKSGKHEAIQTRFPPEPNGYLHIGHAKSICLNFGLAYIYDGLCNLRFDDTNPEKENDEYVNAIKEDVEWLGFHWAGEPRFASNYFDQLYDYAVGLIKDGKAYVDDLTPEEMREYRGTLTEAGKNSPYRDRSVEENLDLFTRMKNGEFPDGSKTLRLKIDMASGNINMRDPVIYRIRRAHHHNTGDKWCIYPMYDYTHCISDAIEGITHSLCTLEFEAHRPLYDWVLDNIPAPHATRPRQYEFSRLELLYSITSKRKLNQLVSEGHVSGWDDPRMPTISGMRRRGYTPEGLRLFAKRAGISKSENIVDMSVLEGAIREELENSAPRLMAVLNPLKVTLTNFEAGKTQSRRAAFHPNHEEMGEREIPVSQTIYIEADDFAENPPKGFKRLTLGGEVRLRHGYVIKCDEVVKDAAGNVVELKCSIDHDTLGKNPEGRKVKGVIHWVSAEHAAEIKVRLYDRLFTVERPDAVRGEDGEYLPFTDFLNPESVKEITAYAEPAAKNLPAESRWQFERIGYFVTDRKDHSKDTPVFNRTVTLKDSWQAK, from the coding sequence ATGCTCAATAAAGACCAATTCGCGGACAACCATTTCATCCGCACCATCATTGAAGAAGACCTTAAAAGCGGCAAACACGAAGCCATCCAAACCCGCTTCCCGCCAGAACCCAACGGCTACCTGCACATCGGCCACGCCAAATCCATCTGCCTGAACTTCGGTTTGGCGTATATTTACGACGGCTTGTGCAACCTGCGTTTCGACGATACCAACCCCGAAAAAGAAAACGACGAATACGTCAACGCCATCAAAGAAGACGTCGAGTGGCTCGGTTTCCATTGGGCGGGCGAGCCGCGTTTCGCTTCCAACTATTTCGACCAGCTTTACGACTACGCCGTCGGTTTAATCAAAGACGGCAAAGCGTATGTCGATGATTTGACGCCCGAAGAAATGCGCGAATACCGCGGCACGCTGACCGAAGCGGGCAAAAACAGCCCTTACCGCGACCGCAGCGTCGAAGAAAACCTCGACCTGTTCACACGCATGAAAAACGGCGAATTCCCCGACGGCAGCAAAACCCTGCGCCTGAAAATCGACATGGCATCAGGCAACATCAATATGCGCGACCCCGTCATCTACCGCATCCGCCGCGCCCATCACCACAACACCGGCGACAAATGGTGCATCTACCCGATGTACGACTACACGCATTGCATTTCCGATGCCATCGAAGGCATCACGCATTCCTTGTGTACGCTCGAATTTGAAGCCCACCGCCCGCTGTACGACTGGGTGTTGGACAACATCCCCGCGCCGCACGCCACCCGTCCTCGCCAATACGAGTTTTCCCGTTTGGAGCTTCTGTATTCCATCACCTCCAAGCGCAAGCTGAACCAACTGGTTTCAGAAGGCCACGTTTCCGGCTGGGACGACCCGCGTATGCCCACCATTTCCGGTATGCGCCGCCGCGGCTACACGCCCGAAGGCCTGCGCCTGTTTGCCAAACGCGCCGGTATTTCCAAATCTGAAAACATCGTCGATATGAGCGTGTTGGAAGGTGCGATTCGTGAAGAGCTGGAAAACTCCGCTCCGCGCCTGATGGCGGTCTTGAACCCGCTCAAAGTGACCCTGACCAACTTTGAAGCCGGCAAAACCCAAAGCCGCCGCGCCGCGTTCCACCCCAATCACGAAGAAATGGGCGAGCGCGAAATCCCTGTGTCCCAAACCATTTACATCGAAGCAGACGACTTTGCCGAAAATCCACCCAAAGGCTTCAAACGCCTGACACTCGGCGGCGAAGTGCGCTTGCGTCACGGCTATGTGATCAAGTGCGACGAAGTAGTCAAAGACGCGGCAGGCAACGTTGTCGAACTCAAATGCAGCATCGACCACGACACCTTGGGCAAAAATCCCGAAGGCAGAAAAGTCAAAGGCGTGATTCACTGGGTTTCCGCCGAACACGCCGCCGAAATCAAAGTCCGCCTGTACGACCGCCTCTTTACCGTCGAGCGTCCCGATGCCGTGCGCGGCGAAGACGGCGAATACCTGCCGTTTACCGATTTCCTCAACCCCGAGTCCGTCAAAGAAATCACCGCCTATGCCGAACCCGCAGCCAAAAACCTGCCCGCCGAAAGCCGTTGGCAGTTCGAGCGTATCGGCTATTTCGTCACCGACCGCAAAGACCACAGCAAAGACACGCCGGTGTTTAACCGCACGGTAACGCTGAAAGATTCTTGGCAGGCAAAATAA